A stretch of DNA from Acidimicrobiia bacterium:
GTCGACGAGCAGGGGGAGGTGCGAGAGCCCTTTGACGACGGGGACCGCGGAGATGTCGAGGGTGTTGCGAGTCTGGGTCTCGAAGGTGCGGATGCCGCGCTCGCAGAGGATCACCTGGTGGTTGCCCTCCTTGTAGACGTACTCGGCGGCGTTGAGCCACTCCTCCACCGTCGCCGTCATTCCCCGCTTTAGGAGCACCGGCTTGTCCTGGCGGCCCGCCTCGGCGAGGAGGGAGAAGTTCGACATGTTGCGGGCGCCGATCCGCACCAGGTCGGCGTAGGCAGACACCAGTTCAATATCGCGCGGGTCGAGCACTTCGGCCACGAAGGGGAGTCCGAACTCCTCGCGGGCCTCGGCGAGCAACTCGAGCCCCTTCTCACCGAGGCCCTGGAAGGCGTAGGGGGACGACCGGGGCTTGAAAGCATCGCCGCGGAGGATGCGGGCACCTGCCTTGGCGACTGCTTGCGCCGCGGTGAACAACTGCTCGCGGCTCTCGACCGCGCAGGGTCCGGCGATCACGGTCACTCCCCCGCCACCCACCGCCACCCCACCGACGTCGACCACCGAATCGGCGGGGTGATGGTCACGGCTGACGAACTTGTACGGCTTGAGAACGGGGAGGGCTCGCTCTACGCCCGGAAACGCCTCCCACGGGACCTGCTGGATGGCAGAGCGGTCACCCACGGCGCCGATCACAGTCCGTAACTCGCCGCGGGACACATGCGCCTCGGCCCCGATGTCACGCAGCCGCTCGATGACATGCTCGATCTGCGCCTCGGTGGCATCGCGGCGCATAACGATGATCGTCGAGTCGTCACCACGAGTGGCAGTCAACAAAGTCTCCTTGGAACAGTGGACGATAGTGAGAAGTAGCCATTCTCCGGCCGGACCGGCTCCCGCTCCGGCTCCAGCTACAGCCAGAGGCGGTGAGTCGCTCTCGATGATGCGAACGCGACCCCGCGGAAGGTGGCCCTCCGCCCTCCGCCTTCCGCAAGACGGGACCAGGCTTCCAGTAGTGGATCCAGCCTGAGCGCCCCCCAAGGAACCCTCTGGGTTCCCGTTCTCCCCCCTCCGGGCGGAGAAATGGAAGGCCTTCGCCTTCCTCGGGAGCCCAGGGCGAGTCCTGCGGGAGGCGGGTGGCGGACTACCGCTAGCAATTGCTAGCACTCTGTGATACTATTGCTACCACATGAAGCCGAAGGTATCCGAACTGGGTTCGTTCATCAGGCAGCAGCGGGAGCGGAGCGCGATCTCCGTCCGCAAGCTGGCGGAGCGAGCCGGCATCTCCAACCCGTACCTGAGCCAGATCGAGCGCGGTTTGCGAAAGCCCTCCGCCGAGATCGTCAAGCGGATCGCCAGGGGCCTCTCCGTTTCGGCGGAGTCCCTGTACGAGCGCGCCGGGTGGCTGGAGGGAAGGGATGCCCCGACCGTCGAAGACGCCATCGGATCGGACCTGACGCTCACTGAACGCCAGAAGCAGGCTCTGACGCAGATCTACAGGAGCTTCGTCACGAGCCCCAACGAGGAGACATCATGAAGAGTCCCACTGAGATGAGAGAGACCGCCGCCAAGAAGATGGGCGGCCTGGCCGACACCGGCAAGAAGGCCGCGCTCGCCGCGGTCGGCGCCCCGGTCGTGGCCGGCAAGGCCATCGCCGACTGGTCCGGCAAGATGGGCAAGAGCGCCCAGAAGCAGTTCGAGGCGTGGGTCGTCGAGGGCGAGAAGCTCACCCAGCAGCTGCGTGAAGGCAAGGTCGTCGACGAGATCAAGGATCGCGTCGACTTCGAGCAGATCCAGGGCCGGGTCGAGAAGCTCCGCGACCAGCTCGAGGACGTCCTGTCCAACTGGAGGGACAACTTCAAGCCCCAGGACGCCGAGAAGGCCGAAGCCCCGAAGAAGGCCACGGTCAAGAAGGCCGCCCCCAAGGCAAAGGCCGAGACCGTCGACGCCTGATTGAGCCGACAGCACAAGTAGCGAAGAGGGGGGCCCGCAAGGCCCCCCTCTTCTCGTATCCATCGCCAGCCCAACAAGAATCAAGAATCAAGACAGAGCCAGACACGTGGAACGAGTCCAACGCGTTCTGGCCAATCGCCAATCGCCTATCGCGGGAGGCTGCCCGAAGGGCGGACGACCTATCGCTGGAGGCTGGAGGCTGGAGGCTGGAGGCTGGAGGCTCTTCTAATACTTCACTACCGCCGGCAGCTTCATTGCGTGGGCGATCCAGGTGGAGACCATCTGCTCGGTGGGGAGGCGGCGCACCAGACGGCTCTTCTCGTTGATCGCCACCAACTTTGCGTGGAGGGGGGCGGGTTTACGGTTCTTCAATTCCTTGACCGTGTCGACGCCGGCTTCTTCGAGGAGATCGGAGTACTCCTCGCCGATGCCCTTGACCCGCATCAGGTCGGCCCGGTTCACCCATCCGAGTATCTGTTCCGGCGTGAGCCCTGTCGCGGTTGCGATCGCCTTCCGCCCGGAGCGGGTTGCCCCCTTCTTGAGCAGACCTTCCGTGGTTCGGATGCGCGCCTTGCGGAGCTTTGTCGCGAGCTTCGGAGTGATCCCCTCAATGGCGTCGATGGAAGGCATCCCGCTCCTTTCGCTTGCTCGGCGCCTTGTCGGCGATCGTCTTGATGGCGGTCGGTCGCCGGGGGCCGAACACTAACGATTCGCACTCGACCCCGGGCCGCTCCGACGCGCATCGCCACCGAGGTCCGCCGCGTCTTCCTCGGTGTCGACGTCGCGCGGTGGCACATGGTCGACGCGCACCTCCTCCACCAGCTCCGGATGCGACCTGAGGAAGTCGGATGCGCCGTGGTCACCCTCGAGCGCCATCAGCCGCGGCCAAATCCGTCGATCGAAGAGCACCGGGTTGGCGCGCTCATATCGGTACACGGGAACCATCGCCGGTCGGTCGCTCCACTCGGCGGCTTCGAGCAGTCGCTGCGGAACATCGGCGGGGATCTCCGGCTGATCGCCGAGCGCCACGAAGGCGCGGTGCATCGTCGAATCACGCGAGAGGATGTCGAACCCCACCCGGATCGACGAGGCGATCCCCTCCCCCCAGTCTTCGTTGATAGCGACGACGGCGTCGCCGAAGTCGATCGCCTCGAGGATCTCCTCGGCGTGTGCCCCGAGGATCACCACGGTCGTCTCCGCAGGCCATGCCGCCACGGCATCGACGACGATCTGCAGCAGCGGGCGTCCTCGAAGGAGGATCAACTGCTTCGGCCGTCCCAGCCGACGCGACTCCCCAGCCGCCAGAACGATCGATGCAGTTGTCATTGAATCAACAGTACCGGTCGTGTCCGAGCAGACCTACGGCGCGGTATCGCCTTTCGCCGGTCCGAGCGAAGCTCGGGCCGATTCGCTTTTCGCCGCCCGAGCACCGCGAAGGTCACCCCTCGCGCACCAGCCCAATGATCTTGGGATGCCCGTCCTCGTAGCTGAACATGATGAGCCAGGCGGCCTGCTCGAGTCGTTCGGGGCCGTGGACGTCGGCGCCGATCGACACGGAGTGGAAGTTGGTGAACTCCACCGGGATGACCGTCGACGGCACCACCGGGGTGTCGACCCGTAGTTCCCGTCCGGGGTGGTCATAGGCGTCGAGGACGCTGGTCGCGACCGCCAGATCGAACGTGCCTTCGAAGTCCGGGTAGGCAGGGTTGCGTCCCTTCCAGATATGGGTTACGGAGTCCTCCATCACCGATGGCACCAGATGCGGGGGGAAGTGAATGAGCGGGGCGTGGTGGGCAACGAAGAGTCCGTACCGTGAAATGAGATCGCCGAAATCGGTGCGGGCGCGCAACCGCGACACGAAGTCACGCACCATGGCGAGAGGTTCGCCGTCCTCGGCGAAACCCGCCCGATCGACTTCCTCGGTGACGAAGAACGCCGGCACCGAGCCCTTGCCCGACTGAGTTCGGATCTCGATCCACTGCTCCTGACCGACGTCGATCCGTCGCCCGGTCGCTTCGAGGCCGCGTTCGGTGGCTAGAAGCCGGGCGACCACATCCCCCTCACCAGAGCCGCGGGTCACATCGACTTTCCCGCCGTGGGGCACCATCACCACCGCGAACGTGTGCGATGAGCGGCGCACCAGCCGGGGCACACCTCCGCGGACGACAAGGCCGAGGTTGAAGAGTCCGCCGAACAGGAGCGACCACAACACCGCGCCGCCGAGAAGGGCGAGCGGTACCCGGAGCACGTGCAACGACTGGAAGAGGGTTCCGAGCACGACCTCGGTGCTGTTCGATGGAGTCAGGGGCGCTTCGGAGAATGACGGCGGCGGACCGGTGGGGTCCCAGGCCAAGACACTCGTCCCCAACCGGGTCGAGAGTGCCTCGTCGATCGTGATGGTGACCCGGCCCTGCACTGCGGTCGTGCCGTCGGTCACCGTGTAGGGGAAGGTGACGGTCCCCAGCCAATGCGAAGGCGCCCTGAAGACGACCATCCCATCGACCACCGTGACCTCCCCGATCTCGGCTGGTCCCGCCGACACCAGGATCAAGGCGACGCCCTCGGGGTCGTAGTCGTTGCCGACTGCGTCGAGCACCACTCCGCCAGGACCCGCCGAGTCGGAGGCGACGATGATCACATCCTCGACGATCACGGGGGGCTCGTTCACCACGGGCAACACGATCCAGACGAATCCGATGACGACCGCTTGACCGCGCTCGTCGGTGACCGTCACCAGGGTGTATCTCGTCTGCGGAGTGGTCGGCGTGCCTGCGATCACGCCGGTGGCGCTATCGATCGACAGCCCATCGGGAAGCCCCGAGGCCGAGAACGTCAGGTCCAATCCGTCGGGGTGAACGGCCTCGACCTCGAGCACGAGCGACACGCCCACCGTGGCTTGCTGGGTCGCAACTGCCGAGCCGACCGGAAAGCCTGCCGGCGCCTCGACGCTCCACGCGAAGGAGGCGAAGTCGGTAGCCGGCGGAGCACCGTCGTCGGTGACCATGACCGTCACGCTGTAGGTGCCGGGCGTCGTCGGCGCCCCGGTGATGGCCCCGGTCGAGGGTGAGATCGCGGCGCCACCCGGAAGCCCGGTGGCCGACCAGGTCAGCCCATCACCGTCGGGGTCGACGGCCGTCGGCAAGATGGTCACGTTGGCCCCCGCCTGGCTCGACCGATTCGTCAACACCCCGATCTGCGGAGCCCGGTTGACTTCGCCGATCATCCAGGTGAAGGAAACCTGCGATTGGAGGGCGGGCGTTCCGTCGTCGGTGGCGACCACGGTCACCGAGTACTCCGCTGCGAGGGCGAACCCGAGGGTCCCGCTGATCAGCCCGCTCGTCGGCGAGATCGCCAGTCCCGGAGGGAGGCCGGTGGCCGACCAACTGAGCCGGTCGCCGTCCGGGTCGGATCCGCTCATCGACAGTGAGACGGCGTCGCCCTCATCGTCGGTCTGGGGACCGGGGTTCTGCACGGTGGGCGCCCGGTTGGTGTTGGCAACGGTCCAGGTGAAGGAGCGATCCGTGAAGAGGCTGGGCGACCCGTCGTCGGTGGCGCGCACCGTCACCGGGTGGGTGCCGGCAGCCGTGAATCCGAGGGTTCCCGTGACCTCTCCTGAACCGGAGTCGATGGTCAAACCCGGGGGGAGTCCGCTTGCCGACCAGGTGAGGTTGTCGCCATCGGGATCAAGACCGGACACCGGCAACGCCACGGTCATGCCTTCGGCCGATGACTGGTTGGGGATGCTCGCCACGGTAGGGGCACGATTGGTATTCGCCACCGTCCAGGTGAAGGTGGTCTCGTCGGAGAGGGAGGGGGACCCGTCGTCGGTAGCCCGCACGGTCACCGAGTACGGCGAGCCCGGCGACGCGTTGTAGCCGATGGTCCCCGTGATGTTCCCACTCGACGACCCGATCGTCAGCCCCGGGGGCAGCCCGGTGGCCGACCAGGTCAGTCCATCCCCATCGGGATCGGTGGCTGCCATTGCCAGGTTGACCGAATCGCCTTCCGCCCCGGCCCGGTTGGATGACGACTGCATCACCGGCGCCCGGTTGGTGTCGTCGATCGTCCAGGTGAATGAGACTTCAGTGAACGCCGCCGGGAACCCATCGTCAGTGGCCCGCACCGCCACCGGATGGATGCCGGCGGCGTCGTAGGTGGGGGTACCCGAAATGAGCCCGCTGTCGGGGTCGATGGCGAGGCCCAGCGGAAGGCCGAATGCGCCCCAGGTGAGATCGTCACCGTCGGGATCCGATCCGTCCATCTGCAGGGAGACCGGGTCACCCTCGGCGGTCGTCTGGTCGCCCGGGTTGGTCACCAGCGGCACCCGGTTGTTGTCGGCGACCGTCCAGGTGAACGCCACTTCGGCGAACTGGTTCGGGGACCCGTCGTCGGTGGCGCGTACGGTCGTCGAGTAGGGCGACCCGGCGTTGGCGAAGAAGGTGATGGTCCCCGAGATGATCCCGCTGTCGGCGTCGATCGCCAGCCCGTCGGGCAGGTTGGTGGCTGTCCAGGTGAGGTCGTCACCATCCGGGTCGGATCCCGACATGGCGAAGGTCACCGGGTCGCCTTCGTCGTTGTTGCGATCGCCCGGATTGCCGACGATGGGAGCACGGTTGTTGTCGCTCACTGTCCAGGTGAAGGCCACTTCGGTGAACTCGCTCGGGTCGCCGTCGTCGGTGGCGCGCACCGTCACTGCATACGGCGAATCGTTGCTCGCGCCGAAATCGAGGGTGCCGGCGATCTCCCCCGTGTCGGCGTCGATCGTCAACGCGGTGGGCAACCCGGTGGCAGTCCAGGTGACATCGTCACCGTCGGGATCCGAGCCGCCGATCACCAGCGAGATGGTGTCGCCCTCGGCGGACGACTGGTCGGTGGGAGCGGTGACGAGCGGGGGGCGATTCACATTCGTCACCGTCCAGGTGAAGGCGACCTCGTCGAACATCACCGGCGAACCGTCGTCGGTGGCGCGAATCGTCACCGAGTGGGGCGAAGCGGCGGCGGCGGCGAACGCCACCGTTCCCGACACGACGCCGCTGTCGGGGTCGATCGAGAGCCCATTCGGCAGGCCCGTTGCCGTCCAGGTGAGGTCGTCGGCGTCGGGGTCGGAGCCGGCGATTGCCAGGTTCACCGCGTCACCCTCGTCAGATGCCTGATCTCCGGGGCTGGTGACGGTGGGCTGGCGGTTCACGTCGGTGACGGTCCAGGTGAAGGTGTCCTCGTCGGTCTGGTTGGCGGGGTCGGTGACGGTGAGGGTGACCGCGTAGGGCGAGCCGGCGCCGGCGGTGGGGTCGATCGTCCCTGACACCAGCCCGGTGTCGGGATCGATGGAGATGCCCGGAGGAAGCCCGGTCGCCGAATAGGCGAGGTCGTCGCCGAGCGGATCGGTGGCCGATGCGCTGAACGACACGGCGTCCCCCTCAGCGTCGGTGCGATCGCCGAGGTCTTGGTCGAAGGTGGGCGGATCGTCGGAGATGATGGCCTCGATTTCGACGTTGTCGATGTAGATCTCGCTGCCGGAGTCGGCGGTCCCGTTCGAGACAATGCGAATGGTGGTGTCCGCCGAGATGTGAGCCGAGATGTCGAACGACGCCGCCTGGGGCGAAGTGTGGGAAGTGCTGATCTGATAGGTCGCAAGCCGAGTCCAGGGTGCCGACCCGGTCGCTGATATTTCGACGTAGAACTCGGTCCTCGACGAGGGGAGTCCCTCGAACTGGTAGTCATAGGTGAATGTCGCCAATCCGGCGCCGGACACATCGACGCGGCGGTGGATGCCGATCACCCCGGCAGGGTTGTCGTCCTCGATCAAGAGGCAGGGCCCCGAGGTGCATCGCTTCGTACTGAACGCCACGAAGCCGGCGCTGGGGCCATCGGACTCCCCGATCTCCACCCATGGATGCGAAGACCACGAGATCGTGCCGTTGCTGTTCGAATAGGACACCACATCGAGTTCGTCGCGATAGGTCCCATCACCGGCGGCGTCCGCGTCGGATCCGCCGGTAAAGGTCAACACCGTCACGGTGAGCACCGCGGTGACCGCGCCAATCACCCGAAAGAGACGCGCGGCGCGTCCCCGACGGCGTGAAGCGCGGACCGCGCCCTCATACGAGCGTTTCCGCCGCAATTCCATAGGGTTTTCTTCGGCGGGAACGAGATACGACCGAAGGTTCATGCCTCGCGACGGCAAAGGGACTAGTCACCGGCCACCCGGGACCCCTGGACGCGTTGGGGGGGGGGTCCCCCCCCCCCCCGAAACCTCCCACTCGGTGCCCGTCGCCTGATGATGACAATGGGAAAGGTAGGCCACCCGAGTGCGCAG
This window harbors:
- the aroF gene encoding 3-deoxy-7-phosphoheptulonate synthase — encoded protein: MTATRGDDSTIIVMRRDATEAQIEHVIERLRDIGAEAHVSRGELRTVIGAVGDRSAIQQVPWEAFPGVERALPVLKPYKFVSRDHHPADSVVDVGGVAVGGGGVTVIAGPCAVESREQLFTAAQAVAKAGARILRGDAFKPRSSPYAFQGLGEKGLELLAEAREEFGLPFVAEVLDPRDIELVSAYADLVRIGARNMSNFSLLAEAGRQDKPVLLKRGMTATVEEWLNAAEYVYKEGNHQVILCERGIRTFETQTRNTLDISAVPVVKGLSHLPLLVDPSHSGGRKSLVPALTLAAVAAGADGVMIDVHPSPETAQVDGPQAILPEEFAALMDQVRAVAGALGRET
- a CDS encoding helix-turn-helix transcriptional regulator; amino-acid sequence: MKPKVSELGSFIRQQRERSAISVRKLAERAGISNPYLSQIERGLRKPSAEIVKRIARGLSVSAESLYERAGWLEGRDAPTVEDAIGSDLTLTERQKQALTQIYRSFVTSPNEETS
- a CDS encoding putative Ig domain-containing protein, with product MRRKRSYEGAVRASRRRGRAARLFRVIGAVTAVLTVTVLTFTGGSDADAAGDGTYRDELDVVSYSNSNGTISWSSHPWVEIGESDGPSAGFVAFSTKRCTSGPCLLIEDDNPAGVIGIHRRVDVSGAGLATFTYDYQFEGLPSSRTEFYVEISATGSAPWTRLATYQISTSHTSPQAASFDISAHISADTTIRIVSNGTADSGSEIYIDNVEIEAIISDDPPTFDQDLGDRTDAEGDAVSFSASATDPLGDDLAYSATGLPPGISIDPDTGLVSGTIDPTAGAGSPYAVTLTVTDPANQTDEDTFTWTVTDVNRQPTVTSPGDQASDEGDAVNLAIAGSDPDADDLTWTATGLPNGLSIDPDSGVVSGTVAFAAAAASPHSVTIRATDDGSPVMFDEVAFTWTVTNVNRPPLVTAPTDQSSAEGDTISLVIGGSDPDGDDVTWTATGLPTALTIDADTGEIAGTLDFGASNDSPYAVTVRATDDGDPSEFTEVAFTWTVSDNNRAPIVGNPGDRNNDEGDPVTFAMSGSDPDGDDLTWTATNLPDGLAIDADSGIISGTITFFANAGSPYSTTVRATDDGSPNQFAEVAFTWTVADNNRVPLVTNPGDQTTAEGDPVSLQMDGSDPDGDDLTWGAFGLPLGLAIDPDSGLISGTPTYDAAGIHPVAVRATDDGFPAAFTEVSFTWTIDDTNRAPVMQSSSNRAGAEGDSVNLAMAATDPDGDGLTWSATGLPPGLTIGSSSGNITGTIGYNASPGSPYSVTVRATDDGSPSLSDETTFTWTVANTNRAPTVASIPNQSSAEGMTVALPVSGLDPDGDNLTWSASGLPPGLTIDSGSGEVTGTLGFTAAGTHPVTVRATDDGSPSLFTDRSFTWTVANTNRAPTVQNPGPQTDDEGDAVSLSMSGSDPDGDRLSWSATGLPPGLAISPTSGLISGTLGFALAAEYSVTVVATDDGTPALQSQVSFTWMIGEVNRAPQIGVLTNRSSQAGANVTILPTAVDPDGDGLTWSATGLPGGAAISPSTGAITGAPTTPGTYSVTVMVTDDGAPPATDFASFAWSVEAPAGFPVGSAVATQQATVGVSLVLEVEAVHPDGLDLTFSASGLPDGLSIDSATGVIAGTPTTPQTRYTLVTVTDERGQAVVIGFVWIVLPVVNEPPVIVEDVIIVASDSAGPGGVVLDAVGNDYDPEGVALILVSAGPAEIGEVTVVDGMVVFRAPSHWLGTVTFPYTVTDGTTAVQGRVTITIDEALSTRLGTSVLAWDPTGPPPSFSEAPLTPSNSTEVVLGTLFQSLHVLRVPLALLGGAVLWSLLFGGLFNLGLVVRGGVPRLVRRSSHTFAVVMVPHGGKVDVTRGSGEGDVVARLLATERGLEATGRRIDVGQEQWIEIRTQSGKGSVPAFFVTEEVDRAGFAEDGEPLAMVRDFVSRLRARTDFGDLISRYGLFVAHHAPLIHFPPHLVPSVMEDSVTHIWKGRNPAYPDFEGTFDLAVATSVLDAYDHPGRELRVDTPVVPSTVIPVEFTNFHSVSIGADVHGPERLEQAAWLIMFSYEDGHPKIIGLVREG
- a CDS encoding DUF4332 domain-containing protein; translated protein: MPSIDAIEGITPKLATKLRKARIRTTEGLLKKGATRSGRKAIATATGLTPEQILGWVNRADLMRVKGIGEEYSDLLEEAGVDTVKELKNRKPAPLHAKLVAINEKSRLVRRLPTEQMVSTWIAHAMKLPAVVKY
- a CDS encoding nucleotidyltransferase family protein, with the translated sequence MTTASIVLAAGESRRLGRPKQLILLRGRPLLQIVVDAVAAWPAETTVVILGAHAEEILEAIDFGDAVVAINEDWGEGIASSIRVGFDILSRDSTMHRAFVALGDQPEIPADVPQRLLEAAEWSDRPAMVPVYRYERANPVLFDRRIWPRLMALEGDHGASDFLRSHPELVEEVRVDHVPPRDVDTEEDAADLGGDARRSGPGSSANR